In the genome of Passer domesticus isolate bPasDom1 chromosome 2, bPasDom1.hap1, whole genome shotgun sequence, the window TTTGTATTAAGCAAGAAGGCAGTGATCCTTCAGccaaggaaaagagaaacatAATGCCTTTCCTAACCTCATAGTGCAGATTCATTTTCCAAATACTGAACTGGTGTCTGCTGCTATCAAAAACTGCAGCAGATTTTGGCATGACATTGGTGCCTATAGGTGTGAGTAGACTTGAGACACTGAAGCTGCTCCTTTGAGCAACTTCTCATTGTATGAACAACTGCAAAAACCTTCCCAAATCTGTCCAAAGGGAGTCTTAGAAATAGGCTGGTGGCAGCTAGGCAAAGGCAGGCACAGTTAGCGTGTGACGGCATCCAGCCGATGGCTTTATAATGGCTTTTTTTACTTAGACAGTCCTGGTGCCCTGCCAGGAACATGTAATTTGAAACTGCAACAAACGTTTTCTACAGGTATAGCCACAAAAAACACAGCGCCCTCCAAAAACTGTCCTTTTGCTCTTGCATTTGTCCTTCTGTCAGGATCTGTATTTACCAGTGAGCTGTGTGAACTTCGAAGCCAACAGACAGTAATTCACCTCCAGCTCATTTCCACAGACAAGTGCAAAACTGTAACCTAGCAGAACTTTATTTTAATTGTACATTCACATTTCTCCATTGATGTGGGTGGCTTTGCACACTGCTGAGTGATAAAAGTTACACAGCTCAAAGAAACGTAAAAAACTAACAATAAACAATTTTTCCATATAGCTGTAGTCAGGCAGGGAAAAATTATgtgattctttttttcccttcctgcccCCTGGCAACCAAATTCCCTTGACTTTTAggcttttctattttaaaagactGATAACATTACTGAAGACGGTTTGCTGGGGGTGTCTCACAGTGACCCTGTCTCAGGTGTGCACTAGGCTGTGGTGCTCACTCTCACTCCTCTGGTAGCTCACTGGGTGCATTGTTAGCAGCTGTTGTGACACGCTCTTTGACACCGCTGCGGGACAAGATCATTTTTCTTAGCctgctattttttttaacattttatgcTCATCACAAGTCAGATACAGCAGTTTACAGCTTACAGACATTTTGCACGACCTCCTTTGTAGACTGAAAGCGATTCGGAAATGAGAAAAGAATGCTGCAACCAATTAGCACgtacaaacatttattttgaaatttccATTCCGACTGTTATGAAGAGTTACATCATCAAAGCACTTTATGGCAGTGAAAATAGCTCTTACCCCTCTGACTCATCCTTTACTCCATTAAAGCTGCAAAATGTGCAATCTGCTTGAAAAATAGGTTGCTTTTTATTCAGTTTCCCATGAAAAGTCAAAATTTggtaacaaaaaaaacccaaaaaacaaaaacaaaagaaaaaaccaaaccaacccagCTTATAGGACCTCTACATCCAAtcctctccctcttcccccAAAAATAACTTACAAAGATAGTTTAAAGTTTTAAATGAGTTTAAAACCGagtgcatcttttttttttattatttcttcttcttcttctcatAATAATCTTAAAATTCTAAAAACCCATAATTTACTTTCTTGGAAAAAAGGCAGCCAGCCGTTGCTTCTTGATTGGAAGAATATGTATCTCCGGCGAGTTCATTTTCTTTAGCTTTACGCTCCTGTTTTTGACGGGTTTCCTGAGGGCCTCGGCGCTGTCCCGGGGCTCGGGCGGGCTCTTCACGTCGTAGCACTGCAGCACCGAGTCCTGGGGCAGGTCCCTTTTGAAGGAAAAGTTTTTGGTGGAGACCCCCGACAAGCCCTTGATCTTGCCGCAGAAGATGGTGGGCACGGCATCCTTGACGGAGACGATGACTTTGGCTGTCTGCGAGGTGCTGACGATCTCGATGTTGTTGCCGGCCTTGGGCTCGCAGCCCGCCCTGCCCGCCTGCTCCACCAGCCACTTCTGCGGCTGCCGCAGCAGCtcggccgcgccgccgcccgcgccccggCCCTCCGCCTTGCCCGCCGCCTCCGGGGGCTTGCAGGGGCCGAAGGGAGCGGCTGGCCCGGGGAGCTTGTCCGGCGCGGGGTGGGCACCGAGCTCGGCGGAGGTGGCAGGGCCCGGAGCGGCCGCGTCCCCGTGCGGCCCCGCCGGCTTGCGGCAGGAGGCGAGCGACAGGTCCAGCGCCCCGTCctcgggcggcggcggcggcggcagcgcctcGCTGGCCCGAAGCGCGGGCGGCCCTTTCATGGAGAGGTCCAACGCCTCGTTCTCACCGCCCATCTTGATGACAGTGTGACGGCTCAGCTGGGGAAATtcccggggctggaggagcTCGAAGGGCTTcgtctcctccttctccaggggTGTCTGGGTGCCCTTGCAGGAGTGCGGGGTGAAGAGTGGCGGCTTGGGTGGGTCAGGGGCCGCCTTGGCCTCGGCGCCgtggggcacagggatgggcacagggatggggataGGGATGGGCACGGGCAGGGGCACGATGACGGGGTAGGGCACCAGCAGCGTAGCAGGCGGCACCAGCGGGGACAGGGGCGAGCTGAAGGCCTGCGGTGGGAGGGTGGCGTAGTCGGGGGGCGGCTGACACGGGGCTGAGCCCAGGGCGCCCTGTGAGGGAAACAGGTCCTGAAGGACGGCGGCGAACCCCGGAGTCTGAAACACCGGGGGCAGGACGGGCTCCTGCGCCTGGCCGGAGGGCTTGGGgtccaggagctggggctgccccacgGGGGTGGCGGTGCCGGGGAAGAGGCCGGCGTGCAGGGGGCTGGCGGGGCAGGCAGCCCCCGGGGGCAGCACCAGGGGCGAGTTCAGGTGCTGGAAGACATGCTGCTCCAGGAGGACGGGCAGCGGCACGGGGCCCTGCGTTGTCATCACGTAGGGGGTGGCGGCATTGGTGGCTGGCATCTGCGGGGCTGCGCTGCCGGCGACCTGCAGGTGGATGGGCAGGACCACGGGGCTGTCCCCCAGGCAGATGGGCTGCAGCACGGTGGCCGCCACCTTCAGGGCCACCCCGCTCTGGGACTCGGCCGGTGGCGTCAGGATGGAGGGTGCGGGGACTGTCACCAGCGGGGAAAGGGCCTTCTTCATCAGGTCGGCCGAGTTGATGTTCCAAGCCTCTGCTGTGATCAGCTGAGCCACCCCATTTTCCAGCTTGTTGTTGGCCATCGCCGAGGGTGAGCTGGTGACATCCATAGGCAGGTTGGGGGCATCCTTGTACAGCTCCTCCATGTCGCAGGGCTTCttgggctctgccagcaccacctctacatcgctgtcagtgggacccGCGGCGGCTCCACGCTGCCAGGAGCATCAGCACCGACATAATTTGGCCTGCAAGCCAGAAGCATATTTTAGGCACCACATAAATCTCTTCCCCAAAATAATATTTGTAATTGCCTTTAAAGAACCCGTCACCAAAGAAAAGCCATTAAACGTTTCCACACTTCAAGCTAACAGCTCTATAATACAGTGTACTGTATGTACAGAGATGCAGGATATGCATACAACCCTCATTGTTGTGCAAAACATTTTGGGGAACTTATATTTAGCCATAAACACGGCCTTAAGGACTGCCTGCAGCCAAAAAACCCTCTCAGTACACAGCCTGAAACAAGGACTCAGGATGCCCGTTCCACATTTTTAAACACAGCTTCACATAATGACAATGCACATCAGAGCTGAGTGACAGCATGTTGTTTTAACTCAACagaacccccaaaacaaacatttctaaaaatattgcagCCAGGAAATATTCAGCCATTCATGAAGGGTACTTCATTCCCCTACAATACTTGttcctttttcctcccaaaactgctgtgtGCAGGATCAGAAAGGAGCACGGCCATGCAAtggcaaagcaaaaccaaccaaaactcCAGTGTTCACCCTGCCACAGTGCCAGACAGAGACAGTAATGTGAACCAGGCACCTGATTCATTAAAGacttggagggaaaaaaaatgaaaacaacttaaaatccagTTTGACAGCCCAACTCTTTATATCAGCCAAGCAAATAGCAATTAAAAAAGGGCAGGGATGGTTTCAGTTCATGATTGTGGTGAAATATGCATCCTATTTCCCCTAAAGATCAACACTTCCCTccctttgggggaaaaaaaaaatcagcaaattaATGGCACTATGCATCCATTTATTTAGAAGGATAAAAATTTCTGCCCCgtgagctgctgccaggctgcttTGCCTGGTGCTGCCCGTGCCTCTCCCGAAGTGTGAAGAGAATCCTGCTGTAGTAATAATCACCATGGAAACTTGTCCAGTTTCAACTCTGTTACCATGGGGAAGCACCAGCACACCCCAAATGTACATTTTCCACCAGCACACAGCTGAATCCTGCTCCCTGTGAGCAAAGATGTGCCATCACCACTGCCCAGTGCCCAGGCCCATGGGAGCAAGGCACTTGCCCACGTCCTGCAGGCACACTGGTACTGGATGCCAGGAGATGACAGGAGGGCAGCAGCATCTGGAACTGAAATTGTCTGGGTGAAGGGTCCCAGCTTGGGGATGTGCCTAACAGCAGGTAAAGAACTCCTTGGTTCTGGTGCTTACAGAAATCATTTGCTGGAACAGATGTTTTGTAAGGCAAACAAACCTGCAAAGAGGtcaaggaaaaggggaaaaaaacaaaaacccataAACAGAGGCTAAAAAATGTCCAAGACAAGGAAGTTGGAAATCTACTAAATCTCTCCTGAGACCTGTGAGTCCTTGGATTTGGCAGTGAGATACTACAGTGAGCACAGGACTACCTACAGAAATGCCAGGAGTTGACAGCAGAAGCTGGTTGGGGGAAATGGTAATAATTTATCAGGCACATCTGAGTGcttaaaaaagatttttaaaagtaaacacATGAGTCATTTatttccctctcctgctgctggtttaaggaaaataattctGGATTTTTCCCATCTCATAAAATGTTCTGCAGAAAAGATTCACAAATATAGGGCTgggaaggtttttttttgtttgtttgtttgttttcttttttccagctttGGCTGAGACAGATTACATGAAGGCAGAGATAGCCAAGCGCTGAAAACAAGAGCAAAAATCAAATTTCTTATTCAGAAAGTGACAAGTATCAGTAAGAAAACCATTGGGCCAGtgttgttttggaaaaaaaaaaaagaaaaaaagaaaagtaattgtttataaaaataaagaCTATGAGGAGACAGCTCAGCAGATTAAGCTGAAAAAACTAGACATCTTCATTTCTGTTACGGAATTAAAAAGCCATTTTCTACTGCTCTTACATAATCTCTCCTTCCCTGTTTTTCAAATGACCATTTTGGTGTCTGCAGTGCACACCAGCATCTttgctcctccagctgctgcagcacagctgagtGTTCTGCACATGATGTTGCCTCTTCCCaatgtttctgtttgtttgagAAGTGTGAGATTGCGGTGCTTTCATAGAGAATTAATGATCTGGTGGGGACAGGAAATGACCCCCTGTTCCCCTGGCAAACCCATTAAAcactgagaaacagaaaaattaagatGAAAATTATGCTGTGCAAGAGACTTGAGGGATTAGCATGCTGTAGGGACCCATGGAGAAACAGACAGATCACCACTGAAGATGAAAGtataaaacataataaaattcCCCCATTGCTGCTTTAAAAGGCGACAGGGCTGGAGGTAGAGGAAATACCGAGATGAGGGGAAGAAGAGCTCATCTAtctccctcagaaaccatgGAGAAAAGCCTGTAAGCTCGGctgttttttttcaaagcacagtcaaatatttttttccacacaGAATCCTATATGTGCCTGGGATCTGTAAACACACATTGCTGGGAGCCAGGCCACTACCTCTGGGAGGGCCCCACTCTGTGAGGGGAAGGACACGAGAGAGGTGAGGTGCAGCCCTTGACCCAGGTttatgggtttggggtgggttcCCCCCCCTCACTTTTCCTATGTAGAAGTGTACCTTTCTGTACTTCCAGTACACCTGCTTCCTGAGCATGTCACCACTACAGAAAAAAttaacatatataaaaatatatatacatacttaaaaatatttcctgatcCTGCCCACAGCCTGCAATTCAGCAGTAGCTGCCTGCCAGGTACAGTGCAGTCCAGCACAACATGATCCTGCTCCCTGTAAAGCTATTTTTAGTTTCATTTGGGAGGGAATCCCAGGGCTGCTAAACACGTGTTAGACTAAAAATCTTTTATCAAGGTCAGTAAGCaggcagagagaaaaggatccaAGTCCCCAAGCCTCAAATGAGGAAACTTTGAAGATCTGAGATCAAGAGACAGACTGAAGTTGTCCAAAGGTGTTTTGTAGTTCCTGGACTCCTTTTTTATATACTACGTACATAGCATACACCATACAAACCCCTAAATCCTCGTGGAAGTGACTGAAAGAAAGGTAAATTTTTAGTATTGGTACTAACAGTAATAGCTATACTATACTTCTGTAATAAAAAATCAACCTGAAGCatgtgctggggtttgggggggggtttaAAATTGCCGCTTCACTATATGTACATTATTCAGTTAGccagtttttaaaattagtttcaTGTATCTAATATACATAAAAGAAGGTAATGTAATCTATAGGAAGTGTCTTAAGTTTCCTCTGCCTATCATACCTCAGTCCTGGACAATCAATTTCACGTTCCGTACTTatctattttatatttaatttgcCATTTGTTTTAACTGAAAAGAAGCTTGGAACACTGAAACAAGCCCTACTGTAAATAACCCGAGCTTTCCCATCAGGGTGCTGATAAGAGCCAAGTTCATGGCACTATGCAATGATGTGTGTGACTGTACAGGAAATGATATCTTAGCTATACACAAATGCTTTGGAAGGGTAGTGATAACTccagcttatttttttttttatctcctgCTGATGGCTGTGCAAGACTTTTctcagggctgctgtgtgccttcctgtggggctgcagcacagctctccctgctcatCTGTACCATGGCTTGTATCTCATGTCTAAACAGAACTCAAATTATACTGTGCACACCATGGGAAAGGATTAGATGCTCCCTTTGTGGGATGCCTGGCTCAGTATCTTCTGGAAAAATAGGGCTTCCCTTGAGTATAAACAcagtaacaaacagaaaattaaaaatcttgACTTAATGGAGCTGCTTGGGGACAAAATTATGGTTGGATATGGACTTCAGTGTTTTCCCAAAACTCGCTGCTTGATATCACTGAACCAACCAACTGCAAATCATCTTCCATGCTACAAATTTTGATCTCTATAGTTTCAGCCATACACAAAGGCTTTACCATATTATTATTGATGTTTTGTTTCTGGAATAGAATAAACGTATTTGAATAAAGTGAGCTTCCATATACCAAATACATGGAACTGTTACTACACAAATAACATACAGGTGTGCTCTCCCACATGTGGAACCCATAAATGATTTCAGCAGTGTTTGCCTCTCACACTTCCCTCTGATTCACCTACTCATCCAGGCACCTGGGACTGAGAATCCTGGCTACCCTGAGTATTTTAGTAGTGTAATCCTCAAGCATCAAAGGGCAAAGGAGTAATCAAGTCACAGCTAGTAGTGAGCTTGCCTTCCTCCTGTGCTGCACCATTTGTGGTGTTGTTTTTGGTACACCTCACACGTCAGTTGGGTGCAGAGGCACCATGAGGGCCAGTGGGTCCTGTTCCCCTTCTGCTTGCAGACAGGCTGATGGTAAACACCTCCAAGGTatggggcaggcagagcagacGACACCCACAAGATATTTCTTAAGGCGACCTGGCCTTCATCCTCTTGCCAGCTCACAGCTGGACCCCAAACACACTGCCTCTGAAAAAGTGGCTTAATGTCCACTGCTTGGTCATCACAAAAAGGGAGTCAGTGGGCATGCACTCCCCTGTCTCCAAGGGGCACCAAGGAACATCCCAGTTTCGCTCTGCTCCCTTCCGCCTCAGTCCCTTGACTCAAGCACCCAACAAGTAACTCCCTGGTAGGATTTAGGAGGTACCATTCAAAATCAATTGAGGGCAAGGAGAGAAAGGCATTGGAAAGATGGCAGGATTCACTCTGACACCAGCCAGAGAGAGAAGGGAGGACTACACCAGGATAGCACTGCCAGTATGGAAGTTACACCCACAGCCTTTGCTGCCCATCCCTCTGCACATCTCCTGCTCACCATGCACTGCCTCATGGTACTTCTTACTCTGTGGAAGCTACACCGTGGAGGATAAGCTGAATGCTGCCAAGGAGCAGTTGAAATAAGCACCTCATCAGACAACTTCAAAAGATGCTAGAGATAACGCTCCAATGCAAATCATGCACCAGGTTTACTTTCCACTGCTGCATTTGTGGATCCTTTCAAAAAGCAAAGCTATTTGTGTCAAGGTTCCCATCCAAGCTGTTAAGCCCTGGGGAAACAAGAGAGAAACTAAATCATTGCAGCAGTGCAAAATGGCACGTTATAGATGGGACACGGACAATATGTATACACTGCTTCAGCACACAGCATGAGCATTCTCAAATGCAGCAGCCTGACTAGCTGATGGTACTTTGGTCTTTTAAATAGTTCAGTTGAATAAATACCATGGCTGTCTGCCTATTGCACAGGCTAATCGCCTGCAAAGAGCACGCTAGAGTCATAGATTTGCTAACTATATTGCTGTTGTCAACAATTTGTAGTTAGCAATCCATTCCGGGGAGAAGAGAGCTCACTTTTTTCTCgtttaaaaacaaatcagagcaattgaaaaaaaaatcctatcaTGGGCCTGAAACCAGTGCCTTCACTCCCAAGGGCAATATATAGAAGACAGACAATAAATGTTGTGGAAGGAATAGAACGTTTTCCTCACAAATTTCAACCTGTACTGAATTTTTATACCCAATTTGAAAGCCTCACAAAACCCCCTACATTTGCAGTGGAAACTGTGACATACCCTAAGCATAAGGGAGATGGTACTTGCTGCTGTACTCCTGGatgccttttcccttttttttttcactccatTCACAAACTATTTCACTAACTGGTTGTAACACTTAACTGATGGGCTCTGCTTCCAAAAGAACCACTGCTTACCCCATATACACTATTACATGTAAGCCAGCACTATAAAAACAGGGCTACcttgaaattatttcagattgATCTTGCTATTCCCAAATCTTCAGTATTTCTCATATCTGCAGCATAGGCCTGTTCCTGGGGTCTCTGAACATCATGCTTGGAGGAACCTTTCACCACGTTTCTGAAATAAAACCTTTACAGTTGTAGTTTATTTTTTATCCTTCGTATTGTGCACAGCATCAACTTGCTTAGCTTCCAGTGAGTGGAACACACAGTCTGAGGCGAAGACAGTACATGGAATCTGATGTATGAAATCTGACATGTGGAGGACAAACATAAATTTGCCAGCCATAATTACTGCTGAGTCACGTGTTAAGTGATGTCCCttcagcccagctggggcttcTGACTCCATGCAGCTTTTGTGCTCCCAATGTCTGTCCAAACTGGGAAGACAAGTTACTGTTTTTGTGACTGTAGAAGTACCTGTTTAAATCAGCTTTCCCCCTATGCAGCTGGCTGTGTGCAGATGTCTCCTTCAAAGCATGAGGCTGTCCCTTGGGATGGGGAcatcagcagctgcagcactgtgTAGGGACAGATGTGTCAGTGCACAGCTCTGAGCACCTACCATGGGAAGGTgctgcctgcacagccctggggggCTCACCAGCACCCTCCCAAAAACCCAACTTCCACCAGCAGAGATGATCTAGCCCATAATTTTTGTGGCTTGTGGTAACCTTGGTGTCTACCAGGACATCCAGGTCCTTTCTTGCTGAGCTGTTTTCCAGGTGGGTGGCCCCTGGCATGTACTGATGCTTCTCCCCAGGTGCAGAGCTTTGCACTTCTCTTTGGCAAACGTCACGAGGCTTCTGTGAGCCCAATTCTCCCACTTGTTGatgtccctctggatggcagcacAAGCCTCTGATGTATCAGCCACTCCTGCCAGTTTTGTGTAATCTGCAAACTTCTGCAGGCACACTGTGCCCATCAGCCACATCATTAATGAGGAGGCTGAGCAGGGGGGGACCCAGCCCTGACCTCTGGAGTACAGCCCCAGTCACCCAACCCAAGTGGGCTTTGTGCCTGTGGGCCTGTTCCACCAGTTTCCAATCCACTGCCTGCTCATCCAGCCCCCACATCAGCTGTGAGGATCTTATGGGACATGGTGACAAAGGCCTTCCTCAATATCAACCTTCTACTCTCATCTACCAGGCTTTCTTCTCATACAGTAGGTCAGCTTCCCACAGGGAAGGAAAACTGACAGTGGACTGCAAGTCTAAGAATGTCGAAATTAAAACTACATGAGGAAAAACCTGAACTTACTCTAGGGATCTGTCTTGCATCAGAGTTCCTGAGTTTTACTATACCTTAACCTCCATGGCTTTCACACATGCTGTGCACCCACGTATTTACTTTTGTAGTAGGATCATAGGAAGAATGCAGATCCATGCTAGCATTTTTAGGCTAAAAAAgtgaagtgcatgattttcctATGGGAAACaatattttgaagaatttttctTGTCATTAAATATCCCATTCAACTGATTATTTAGTATCATTTTCAATCAAAACATTATATTCGCcagcaaagcaaagaaaaatgagcTGGTTTGAGTACACAGagctaaacaaaacaaacaagagaGCCCTTACTTTACAGTAAATTTTAAAACCCACGCATTTTGTTTTCCCAGCAATCAATACACCAATGATAACAAGAGGAAAAGGATACCAATTAAACATAATTGCCAGCCCTGCTTCCCCCAAAACCTGAAACAAAAAGCACTCAGTGTCAGcctaataaaatatttgttccTTTCCCAGTCAAGTGCTTTATTAAACAGCCCATAAAGCATCTCAGCTCTTACAAAGGATTTCCAAGTCTGATATCAGTGAAATTACTTCAAAGCCTCATTGGTTCCCCAGTGGAGGTTTGTTCACTGCTCTGAGACACTCAGCTCCCTGTTTTGTCCTGACTCTCTCCACTGACCCCAGGCACAGATATTTTTACCACATTCACTTGATCTTCTCCAGCATCAGATGAGCATCAGTGTGGCAAAGGCTGCCATCCACTGCTCACCTCTTTTGCTGATGTGACTGTCTTGCTCCTGGTaagagggacagggaccccaccaTGGATGTGTCAACAGGTCTCAGCCAACAGGTTAGTGAGGTAAAGTTGGAATTAGGTTCTTAAATTGCTATGCAACTTTTGCAGGCAGAGTATCTGACTTTTCTCTGTTATGCAAACATGGTTTTGACCCCTTTGTCTGTCTGTCAGCTAGCCACAAAAGTGAAGCTCACCAGACTAATTCCTCGAGGAGTAAACAAGCTTCACCAGCTCAAACCCAGGAAATGATGTGAGGTGCCACTAGCACCACACCTGCCCTGAGAGACCCAGCCCTTTAGACTCACTGCAAACCCTTTCCCATCCACTCCTTACAGCACGCCAGCTCCAGTTAAAAACCACTTTTTCTTGGTGCAGACAGGGCCGGAATAGGGTTAACCTCAGCTTTATTATAAAGCCACGGGGTTAGAATAGCAAATTCCAACACTTCTGTAACTCATCTTAAATCAACTGAAAGCCACATTTTCACACAGTCCCTCATCGTCCTTATATAGCCtggcttaaaaaaataaataatgagaagaaaagcaaaaccaagcGAAAAATGGAACCTTCCAGCTCACAGATCCTTTCTGGTGACATACAAGTGCTCTTGCCTAAGAACACAGGTAAGGATATTCAGGTGATTACCCACAGCTTGCCACCATGGGCTGAAAGGGATAAACACTTTCTGCTGCCCATAGCTCTGGTGGCTCTTGTGACACAGATATAGTCCCAGATGAGAAGATGTAGAGATGAAGAGCTGGCAATAAACAACAGACTCATCAGCTTATCTTCTCTTGTGGGACAGGGTCTCACTTGGGAGCACAGGCAGATACAAAGGTGCAGGAGTATTGGACTGCTGCCTGGGGATCCAAAGGATAGAGGAATCTTCCCTCCCTCTGCTGACCCTCTTGGCAAAATATGGTTATTTAATGCTTTGTCCTTCCCCACTAGCATAAGTAACCAAATGCTCCATCAGCTTGCCACTTCAAAATCAAGTTTATGCTCATAGTTTCAGATTTATTAGACTGActctccttctctccctccccatCACTTTTATAAGCCAAGCTCAACATTTCATCAGCTACACAATGGCACTAATCCTCAGCAGAAAGTATGCACACAGCAGATTTCAAGCACTCATGCACCACCCTATCTCGTAATATATGGATggaaaaaactttcaaaaaaaaaaaaaggcccctTATTTTCATCCTTGCAAAACTTTTAACCACTGCAAGAATTTTGTTTAtaagagacagaaaaatataaGGCTCCTGTGATGTGAttaaaaaatgcagcatttttttctttgaatctCACATCATTTTACACATGCTTTCCTCACAGCATTTGTACCAGGTGTTTCCTGGTTTGACTTTGAGGGGAAGAGAATTGACCTCTTCTCTCCATCATGCCATGATGCACGAGATGTCAGATGAATTCTGACTGAATTCTAAGTAACACCAGCATGAGATGCAGCTGATGG includes:
- the RAI2 gene encoding retinoic acid-induced protein 2, which produces MEELYKDAPNLPMDVTSSPSAMANNKLENGVAQLITAEAWNINSADLMKKALSPLVTVPAPSILTPPAESQSGVALKVAATVLQPICLGDSPVVLPIHLQVAGSAAPQMPATNAATPYVMTTQGPVPLPVLLEQHVFQHLNSPLVLPPGAACPASPLHAGLFPGTATPVGQPQLLDPKPSGQAQEPVLPPVFQTPGFAAVLQDLFPSQGALGSAPCQPPPDYATLPPQAFSSPLSPLVPPATLLVPYPVIVPLPVPIPIPIPVPIPVPHGAEAKAAPDPPKPPLFTPHSCKGTQTPLEKEETKPFELLQPREFPQLSRHTVIKMGGENEALDLSMKGPPALRASEALPPPPPPEDGALDLSLASCRKPAGPHGDAAAPGPATSAELGAHPAPDKLPGPAAPFGPCKPPEAAGKAEGRGAGGGAAELLRQPQKWLVEQAGRAGCEPKAGNNIEIVSTSQTAKVIVSVKDAVPTIFCGKIKGLSGVSTKNFSFKRDLPQDSVLQCYDVKSPPEPRDSAEALRKPVKNRSVKLKKMNSPEIHILPIKKQRLAAFFPRK